A single region of the Brachypodium distachyon strain Bd21 chromosome 3, Brachypodium_distachyon_v3.0, whole genome shotgun sequence genome encodes:
- the LOC100832247 gene encoding uncharacterized protein LOC100832247, with amino-acid sequence MPRLAPPGLGFPAAAAADPATERRHLPSRRKKPPPRRRRPAPPPAPPVGPRGASDPDPRLLLLHDSHASASASRGTAPRDGREHEEGDGEDDAAGSGDLGEEAGDSFSHSLRECQKQLQLRAEGTALVRPPVTHELNGDGFGGIELLVLSPRCLLGGNVGGMSKSSTASSRSRSGTFPSPGTPNYHRHCTGNMQYPKGWSSERVPQGASSNRRYGGSGVVLPFNNGRKLPSKWEDAEKWILSPVSCDGIGRMSAPAPHHRRPKSKSGPLGHPAGVPGAYASVSPMVPYFDGVLAAANFAAHSPFSAGVLMPGHVRNGDFSSGRGRCGDDGSSRSYSAEKDPYILRSASINAWTETLMEASAFAHISEEVAQDDGLQGPQGETPVISSPIIKKDVATQMSPDDSIILSSPIARHSCSSLPSGRAIREPNNHTPKVEVRDVEVDDQVTVTRWSKRHITRGSDKRSTNIVEWRKKTTEARAPSFDEKERETCISKCKREEAKITAWENLQKAKAEAAIRKLEMKLEKKRSSSMDRILGKLRSAEKKAQDMRSTVSVSEDQCGVRATRKASYLSRTGKSFSCCFTYHAC; translated from the exons ATGCCTCGCCTCGCGCCACCCGGGCTAGggttccccgccgccgccgccgccgacccagcgaccgagcgccgccaccttccctcCCGGCGGAagaagccgccgccgaggcgaaggcgtccggcgccgccacccgcA CCGCCGGTGGGGCCCCGCGGCGCGTCTGATCCAGATCcgcgcctccttctcctccacgaCAGCCACGCatcggcctcggcctcgcgcGGCACCGCTCCTAGAG ACGGgcgcgagcacgaggagggGGACGGGGAAGACGACGCGGCGGGCTCTGGGGATTTGGGGGAAGAGGCCGGTGACTCCTTCTCCCACTCGCTGAGAG AGTGCCAGAAGCAGCTGCAGCTCAGGGCGGAGGGGACTGCGTTGGTGCGGCCGCCGGTCACGCATGAGCTCAACGGCGATGGTTTTGGGGGCATTGAACTGCTCGTGCTCTCGCCGAGGTGTCTGCTTGGGGGTAACGTGGGAGGCATGAGCAAGAGCTCCACAGCGTCGTCGAGAAGCAGATCAGGCACGTTTCCGAGCCCCGGGACCCCGAACTACCACCGTCATTGCACTGGAAACATGCAGTACCCAAAGGGGTGGAGCTCAGAGCGGGTGCCGCAAGGAGCAAGCAGCAACAGGAGGTATGGGGGCAGTGGGGTTGTGCTTCCTTTCAACAATGGGAGGAAGCTGCCGTCGAAATGGGAGGATGCTGAGAAGTGGATCTTGAGTCCGGTTTCCTGTGATGGGATTGGGAGGATGTCGGCACCAGCACCACATCATAGACGACCCAAGTCGAAGAGTGGGCCACTTGGTCACCCAGCTGGTGTTCCGGGAGCTTATGCGTCTGTTTCACCGATGGTTCCCTACTTTGATGGCGTTCTGGCAGCGGCTAATTTCGCGGCCCATTCGCCTTTCTCTGCTGGAGTTCTCATGCCAGGGCATGTGCGTAACGGTGATTTCAGCAGTGGAAGAGGTAGATGTGGGGATGATGGCAGCAGTAGATCGTATTCGGCTGAGAAGGATCCGTATATATTGAGATCTGCAAGTATAAATGCGTGGACAGAAACACTTATGGAGGCATCTGCCTTTGCTCATATCTCAGAGGAAGTTGCACAAG ATGATGGCTTACAAGGCCCACAAGGAGAAACTCCTGTGATTTCTAGTCCAATCATTAAGAAAGATGTTGCCACACAAATGAGTCCAGATGACAGTATAATATTGTCCTCCCCAATAGCGAGGCACTCCTGCTCCAGCTTGCCATCAGGACGTGCTATCCGAGAGCCAAATAATCATACACCTAAAGTTGAAGTTCGGGATGTTGAGGTAGATGATCAAGTAACTGTTACCCGGTGGTCCAAGCGACATATAACACGAGGCTCCGATAAGCGATCGACAAATATTGTTgaatggaggaagaagactaCAGAGGCTCGGGCTCCATCTTttgatgaaaaagaaagagaaacatGCATATCAAA GTGCAAGAGGGAGGAAGCAAAGATCACTGCTTGGGAAAATCTCCAGAAAGCAAAAGCAGAGGCAGCAATTCGAAAGTTGGAG ATGAagcttgaaaagaaaaggtcgtCATCCATGGATAGAATTTTGGGCAAGCTTCGTTCTGCTGAAAAGAAAGCACAAGACATGCGTAGTACAGTTTCTGTCAGTGAAGACCAATGTGGTGTGAGGGCAACTAGGAAGGCGTCTTACTTGAGCAGGACTGGGAAGTCTTTCAGCTGCTGTTTCACCTATCATGCTTGCTAG
- the LOC100829411 gene encoding putative mannan endo-1,4-beta-mannosidase 9: MGIVNARRLIFLTSLAVAASVLLPSGAAHAGAGHGHSGFAMANGTRFTVGGRPFHSHGFNAYWLMYMASEPGEDRGKVSGTLEQAARLGARLVRTWAFSDGGSNRPLQISPGVYNEDMFKGLDFVIAEAKKRGLYLILSLVNNWDAFGGKKQYVQWARDQGHHLGSDEDFFTDGLTRAFYKNHVKSVLSRVNKITGVAYKDEPTIFAWELMNEPRCLSDLSGKTLQGWVTEMAGYVKSLDPNHMVEIGLEGFYGESKPGRIQFNPGNYTVGTDFVSNNLVPAVDFATIHSYPDQWLPGASNAAQVEFMRRWMAAHMEDAAAVRKPLLVAEFGWSARSNGYTVPARDSYYQMVYDAIYASAKAGGPSAGGMFWQVMAPGMEGWTDGYDVVLERSPSTAKIVAQECARIAGVSLS; this comes from the exons ATGGGGATCGTCAACGCGCGGCGGCTGATATTCCTGACGAGCTTGGCCGTCGCGGCCAGCGTGCTCCTGCCGAGCGGCGCCGCccatgccggcgccggccacggccacaGCGGCTTCGCGATGGCGAACGGGACGCGGTTCACGGTGGGTGGCCGGCCGTTCCACTCGCACGGGTTCAACGCGTACTGGCTCATGTACATGGCGTCGGAGCCTGGGGAAGACCGGGGAAAGGTGTCCGGGACGCTGGAGCAAGCGGCCCGGCTCGGTGCCAGGCTCGTCAGGACGTGGGCCTTCAGCGACGGGGGCAGCAACCGGCCGCTGCAGATCTCCCCCGGCGTCTACAACGAGGACATGTTTAAG GGACTAGACTTTGTAATCGCGGAAGCGAAGAAACGAGGGCTCTACTTGATCCTGAGCCTGGTGAACAACTGGGACGCCTTTGGCGGGAAGAAGCAGTACGTGCAGTGGGCCAGAGACCAGGGCCACCACCTGGGCTCCGACGAGGACTTCTTCACCGACGGCCTCACCCGGGCCTTCTACAAGAACCACGTCAAG AGTGTCCTGAGCAGGGTGAACAAGATCACGGGGGTGGCGTACAAGGACGAGCCCACCATCTTTGCCTGGGAGCTCATGAACGAGCCGCGCTGCCTGAGCGACCTCTCCGGGAAGACTCTGCAG GGTTGGGTGACGGAGATGGCCGGCTACGTCAAGTCCTTGGATCCCAACCACATGGTGGAGATCGGGCTCGAGGGGTTCTACGGCGAGTCCAAGCCCGGCCGTATACAGTTCAACCCGGGCAACTACACCGTGGGCACCGACTTCGTCTCCAACAATCTCGTCCCCGCCGTCGATTTCGCCACCATCCACTCCTACCCGGACCAATG GCTGCCCGGGGCGAGCAACGCGGCGCAGGTGGAGTTCATGAGGCGGTGGATGGCGGCGCACAtggaggacgcggcggcggtgcggaagCCGCTGCTGGTTGCGGAGTTCGGCTGGTCGGCCCGCTCCAACGGATACACGGTGCCGGCGCGGGACTCGTATTACCAGATGGTGTATGACGCGATCTACGCGTCGGCGAAGGCGGGTGGGCCGAGCGCCGGGGGAATGTTCTGGCAGGTGATGGCGCCCGGGATGGAAGGGTGGACCGACGGCTACGATGTCGTGCTGGAGCGCAGCCCGTCCACGGCCAAGATCGTCGCCCAGGAGTGCGCCAGGATCGCCGGCGTGTCGCTTAGCTAG
- the LOC100828809 gene encoding E3 ubiquitin-protein ligase RZF1, with product MMPSAHGGGVRQRTCRMYWCYACGRALRIISYPATDVFCPRCFGRFLHEIDPPPRPAPPLLLHPPGFFAPPQHFAPHYDAQHRRWVVYGSAGPGAAPTVPGRAFRQPAPSPAPAHPPRQRMPSPPPVARRRPSTPPAIDPGDYFTGGDMNLNSLVEELTQNDRPGPAPAAASAIDSLPTVRITATHMADGSQCPVCKEEFELGEAARELPCKHAYHSDCIMPWLRLHNSCPVCRSQLPGAGASGSNVAGRSHAAAQRRGGSNGGGREREPQGTMVRWGPLSWMWPPRGMEDPDDEWEYGRHGHGRGHGRPEAGDAGAFYAWWRSLFLL from the exons atgatgccatcagcgcACGGCGGCGGAGTGCGGCAGCGGACGTGCCGCATGTACTGGTGCTACGCGTGCGGGCGGGCGCTGCGCATCATCTCGTACCCGGCCACCGACGTCTTCTGCCCGCGCTGCTTCGGCCGCTTCCTCCACGAGATCGAcccgccgcctcgccccgcgcctcctctgctcctccaTCCACCGGGCTTCTTCGCCCCGCCGCAGCACTTCGCGCCTCACTACGACGCCCAACACCGCCGCTGGGTCGTCTACGGCAGCGCCGGGCCCGGTGCCGCGCCCACAGTCCCCGGACGCGCCTTCCGCCAGCCTGCGCCATCACCGGCACCAGCTCATCCGCCTCGCCAACGCAtgccttccccgccgccggtggcgcggcggcggccgtcgacGCCTCCGGCGATCGACCCGGGGGACTACTTCACGGGGGGAGACATGAACCTCAACAGCCTGGTGGAGGAGCTGACCCAGAACGACCGGCCGGgtcccgcgccggcggcggcgtccgccaTCGACTCGCTCCCCACGGTGCGGATCACGGCCACGCACATGGCGGATGGCTCGCAGTGCCCCGTGTGCAAGGAGGAGTTCGAGCtcggggaggcggcgcgggagctGCCGTGCAAGCACGCGTACCACTCCGACTGCATCATGCCCTGGCTCCGGCTCCACAACTCATGCCCCGTCTGCCGCTCCCAGcttcccggcgccggcgcgtccGGCTCCAATGTTGCCGGCAGGAGCCATGCTGCCGCGCAGCGACGCGGTGGTAGCAAcggcggagggagggagagagagccgCAGGGGACGATGGTGAGGTGGGGGCCGCTGTCGTGGATGTGGCCGCCGCGTGGGATGGAGGATCCGGATGACGAATGGGAGTATGGGCGGCatgggcacgggcgcgggcaTGGCAGGCCCGAGgcaggcgacgccggcg CATTCTATGCTTGGTGGCGCTCTCTGTTTCTCCTCTAG
- the LOC100831956 gene encoding flavonol synthase/flavanone 3-hydroxylase — MAEARQSVQALASSPGAAIIPPEFVRPAHERPGATTFRGDAPAPEIPVIDMSLSWPAAGARMAEAARDWGIFQVVNHGIPASAVAELQRVGREFFSLPQEHKSRYAMDPASGKTQGYGSMSLQQKDNHDKKKTPTTWVDFFFHNVSPPAMVDHRLWPGSGSDNGYKEANEEYARHVQRLTRELFGQLSAGLGLEESAMWEALGGEDVVLLQKINFYPPCPQPELTLGVAPHTDMSALTVLVPNDVPGLQVFKDGRWHDVRYVPGALIIHIGDQIEILSNGRYKAVLHRTTVSKDKTRMSWPVFVEPPAEHAVGPHPQFVTDENPAKYKAKKFRDYKHCKINKLPQ; from the exons AtggcggaggcgcggcagaGCGTGCAGGCGCTGGCGTCCTCCCCGGGCGCGGCCATCATCCCGCCGGAGTTCGTGCGGCCCGCGCACGAGCGGCCCGGTGCCACCACGTTCCGCGGggacgcgccggcgccggagatcCCCGTGATCGACATGTCCCTGTCCTGgcctgccgccggcgcgcgcATGGCGGAGGCCGCGAGAGATTGGGGCATCTTCCAGGTGGTGAACCACGGGATTCCGGCCTCGGCCGTGGCGGAGCTGCAGCGCGTGGGGCGCGAGTTCTTCTCCCTCCCGCAGGAACACAAGTCGCGCTACGCCATGGACCCTGCCTCCGGCAAGACCCAGGGCTACGGCTCCATGTCGCTCCAGCAGAAAGATAACCAcgacaagaagaagacgccCACGACGTGGGTGGACTTCTTCTTCCACAACGTGTCCCCGCCGGCCATGGTCGACCACCGCCTGTGgcccggctccggctccgacAACGGCTACAAAGAGGCGAACGAGGAGTACGCGCGGCACGTGCAGCGGCTGACGCGGGAGCTCTTCGGGCAGCTCTCGGCCGGGCTGGGCCTTGAGGAGAGCGCCATGTGGGAGGCCTTGGGCGGCGAGGACGTGGTGCTGCTCCAGAAGATCAACTTCTACCCGCCGTGCCCGCAGCCGGAGCTCACGCTCGGCGTGGCCCCGCACACCGACATGAGCGCGCTCACCGTCCTCGTGCCCAACGACGTGCCGGGCCTCCAGGTGTTCAAGGACGGGCGCTGGCACGACGTCCGGTACGTGCCCGGCGCACTCATCATCCACATCGGCGACCAGATCGAG ATTTTGAGCAACGGGAGGTACAAGGCCGTGCTGCACCGGACGACGGTGAGCAAGGACAAGACGAGGATGTCGTGGCCGGTGTTCGTCGAGCCGCCGGCGGAGCATGCCGTCGGGCCGCACCCGCAGTTCGTAACCGACGAGAACCCGGCCAAGTACAAGGCCAAGAAATTCAGGGACTACAAGCACTGCAAGATCAACAAGCTGCCGCAGTAA
- the LOC100831348 gene encoding mitochondrial phosphate carrier protein 3, mitochondrial, with amino-acid sequence MALSDLSRESLLPSFLYTSTAARSFAGASRFPSSSSPQAPSFGGGSAGGRKPFSLQAPNEKIEMYSPAFYAACTAGGIASCGLTHMAVTPLDLVKCNMQIDPAKYKSISSGFGVLLKEQGARGFFRGWVPTLLGYSAQGACKFGFYEFFKKTYSDMAGPENALKYKTLIYLAGSASAEVIADIALCPFEAVKVRVQTQPGFARGLSDGLPKFIKAEGAGGLYKGIVPLWGRQIPYTMMKFASFETIVELIYKHAVPVPKSECSKPFQLGISFAGGYIAGVFCAIVSHPADNLVSFLNNAKGATMGDAVKKIGVLGLFTRGLPLRIVMIGTLTGAQWGIYDAFKVMVGLPTTGGVAPAPPVEAAPVA; translated from the exons atggcgctcTCCGACCTCTCCCGCGAGTCGCTCCTCCCGAGCTTCCTCTACACCTCCACGGCCGCGCGCTCcttcgccggcgcctcccgcttcccctcctcctcctccccccagGCCCCGtccttcggcggcggcagcgctgGCGGCCGCAAGCCGTTCTCACTCCAGGCCCCCAACGAGAAGATCGAGATGTACTCCCCGGCCTTCTACGCCGCCTGCACGGCCGGCGGTATCGCCAGCTGCGGGCTCACCCACATGGCCGTCACGCCGCTCGACCTCGTCAAGTGCAACATGCAG ATTGACCCAGCGAAATACAAGAGCATCTCGTCTGGATTTGGTGTCCTGTTAAAGGAGCAAGGAGCCAGGGGATTCTTCCGGGGATGGGTGCCTACCTTGCTTGGTTACAGTGCCCAGGGGGCTTGCAAGTTTGGGTTCTACGAGTTCTTTAAAAAGACCTACTCAGACATGGCAGGGCCTGAGAATGCCTTGAAGTACAAGACCCTAATTTACCTCGCAGGGTCAGCTTCTGCTGAGGTGATTGCTGATATCGCTCTGTGCCCCTTTGAAGCTGTGAAGGTCCGTGTGCAGACACAGCCTGGATTTGCTCGTGGGTTGAGTGATGGGCTCCCCAAGTTCATCAAAGCTGAGGGTGCTGGTGG GCTCTACAAGGGAATTGTTCCACTCTGGGGTCGCCAGATTCCTT ATACCATGATGAAGTTCGCTTCCTTCGAGACCATTGTTGAACTTATCTACAAGCATGCTGTTCCTGTTCCAAAGTCTGAGTGCAGCAAGCCTTTCCAGTTGGGTATCAGCTTTGCTGGTGGTTACATTGCTGGAGTGTTCTGTGCTATTGTTTCTCACCCGGCTGACAACCTGGTCTCTTTCCTGAACAATGCCAAGGGTGCTACAATGGGTGAT GCTGTTAAAAAGATTGGTGTTCTGGGCCTTTTCACCAGAGGTCTTCCCCTTCGTATTGTCATGATCGGTACTCTTACTGGTGCTCAGTGGGGAATTTACGACGCTTTCAAAGTGATGGTTGGACT TCCAACAACTGGTGGTGTGGCACCAGCTCCTCCGGTAGAGGCGGCACCGGTTGCTTGA
- the LOC106866313 gene encoding uncharacterized protein LOC106866313 codes for MKSTGGGYHRGPPGSHRVWRERVPRAPPAPRFPGAVPRVPRQCPPTARSSAAIALSRESGGGASSRRTRATTARHLPPASTGARVRLRRRQRPRSPPAHLSSHGTVAAGRLVASGARESPARLRPRRAPRHHITTTRTRLRHRHARRNRTTRPRRLVRRRRGGLERGGAILAPPLPAAFGCRRYRLVMTTPTSLRRRFVTCLCVRRATLRLLLGEMAPATPTPRRDFLRSATLVFLFKMKTALRRRRGGSRPALPSTTGSCSSSSSSSSRCSRSQTSPCGL; via the exons ATGAAATCAACAGGCGGCGGGTACCATCGCGGGCCACCGGGGAGCCACCGCGTCTGGCGCGAGCGGGTCCCCCGAGCACCACCGGCCCCGCGcttccccggcgccgtcccgcgcgtcccgcgccaATGCccgccgacggcgaggagctcggcggccaTCGCCCTGTCGCGCGAGTCTGGCGGAGGCGCGTCTTCGCGGAGAACGCGTGCGACAACCGCACGCCACCTCCCGCCCGCCTCGACAGGGGCTCGAGTgcgcctccgtcgccgccaacGCCCGCGGAGCCCGCCCGCCCACCTCAGCTCGCACGGCACGGTCGCCGCGGGGAGGCTCGTCGCGTCTGGCGCGAGAGAGTCGCCCGCCCGCCTGCGgcctcgccgcgctcctcggcaccacatcaccaccaccaggaCACGCCTGCGGCATCGCCACGCTCGTCGGAACCGCACCACCAGGCCGCgccgtctcgtgcgccggcgcaGAGGCGGGctggagcgcggcggcgcgatCCTCGCCCCGCCCTTACCCGCGGCGTTTGGGTGCCGAAG GTATCGTCTCGTCATGACGACGCCGACcagcctgcgccgccgcttcGTCACCTGCCTGTGCGTGAGGCGAGCCACcctgcgcctcctcctcggcgagaTGGCAccggcgacgccgacgccgaggcgGGATTTCCTCAGGAGCGCCAccctcgtcttcctcttcaAGATGAAGACGGCTCtacgccgacgccgaggcgGATCCCGACCAGCCCTCCCCTCCACCACCGgttcctgctcctcctcctcctcctcctcctctcgatGCTCAAGAAGCCAGACGTCTCCATGTGGTCTATAA
- the LOC100831646 gene encoding G-type lectin S-receptor-like serine/threonine-protein kinase At5g35370, producing MGPSPMRPPFLLSLLLLLLLGDVAQAGTVATELIAPDFEASFLLFVDTVGVFLRSSNGAFEAAVYNPAAQQDRYYLAVLHAPSKTCVWAANRAAPITDRTALVRLTSQGVSVEDANGTAIWSTPPFGSAVAALRLADTGNLALLDAANATLWQSFDVPTDTLVSSQRLPVGGFLASAASASDLAEGDYRLNVTSGDAVLSWTMGSSLYWRMSNDASFVKDRDGAVAYMAVNGTGIFLLAKDGTVIVQAAAMAPAGLRVVQLSVDGKLQIKNFASANSSSSPTDGGFVAPSRACDLPLSCGPLGLCTPSGNASGCTCPQLFAAAHDSGCAPSDGSSTLLPAGAGASCGGSGNGDRGISYLSLGNGVAYYANKFSLPATAGSNASSCQALCTANCSCLGYFYDHSSLSCYLARDQLGSFTNTNSTNGAHSMSGYVKVQSSRPQGSSSSDSSSSSKTLIAILLPTIIAFVLIVIIGAIVVVSWRKEKRREGRRSSRDVQLRRQRSPGSASAHLVQDLQDMDGDDDDDIVIPGLPTRFTHSEIEDMTNSFRVKIGAGGFGAVYKGELPDGSLVAVKKIEGVGMQGKREFMTEIAVIGNIHHVNLVRLRGFCTEGQRRLLVYEFMNRGSLERPLFRPTGPPLEWKERMDIAVGAARGLAYLHFGCNQRIIHCDVKPENILLADGGQVKIADFGLAKFLSPEQSGLFTTMRGTRGYLAPEWLTNTAITDRTDVYGFGMVLLELVHGRKNRSEHVSDGMASGEDSSNGSSSRGAARSNNDYFPLAALEAHEAGRYAELADPRLEGKVVAKEVERMVKVALCCLHEDPGTRPSMAVVAGMLEGTMELGEPRAQALGFLRLYGRGHAGPSDGNMKQVVGMGMGTSVGDRNRSETTQTTMSGWPSYMSSSQLSAPR from the coding sequence ATGGGCCCGTCGCCGATGCgtcctcccttcctcctctccctcctcctcctgcttctcCTCGGCGACGtcgctcaagccggcacggtGGCCACGGAGCTCATCGCCCCGGACTTCGAGGCGtcgttcctcctcttcgtGGACACCGTGGGCGTGTTCCTCCGGTCCAGCAACGGCGCCTTCGAGGCCGCCGTGTACAACCCGGCGGCGCAGCAGGACCGGTACTACCTCGCCGTGCTCCACGCACCGTCCAAGACCTGCGTCTGGGCCGCCAACCGCGCCGCGCCCATCACCGACCGCACCGCGCTCGTGCGCCTCACCTCCCAAGGCGTCTCCGTCGAGGACGCCAACGGGACGGCTATCTGGTCCACCCCGCCGTTCGGGTCCGCCGTGGCCGCGCTCCGGCTCGCCGACACCGGCAACCTCGCGCTGCTCGACGCGGCCAACGCCACGCTCTGGCAGTCCTTCGATGTCCCCACTGACACGCTCGTGTCGTCCCAGCGGCTCCCCGTTGGAGGATTCCTGGCGTCGGCGGCTTCGGCGTCGGACTTGGCGGAAGGGGATTACCGCCTCAACGTGACTTCGGGCGACGCCGTGCTGTCCTGGACGATGGGGTCGTCCTTATACTGGCGGATGTCCAACGATGCAAGCTTCGTCAAGGACCGCGACGGCGCCGTGGCTTACATGGCCGTGAACGGCACCGGGATTTTCCTCCTAGCTAAGGACGGCACCGTCATCGTCCAGGCCGCAGCCATGGCGCCAGCCGGGCTCCGTGTCGTGCAGCTGAGCGTGGACGGGAAGCTGCAGATCAAGAACTTCGCGTCCGcgaactcgtcttcctctCCCACGGACGGCGGGTTCGTGGCGCCGAGCAGGGCGTGCGACCTGCCGCTGTCCTGCGGCCCGCTCGGGCTCTGCACGCCCAGCGGCAACGCCTCCGGCTGCACGTGCCCGCAGCTGTTCGCGGCGGCGCATGACAGCGGCTGCGCGCCGTCCGATGGCTCCTCCACGCtgctccccgccggcgccggcgcctcctgcggcggcagcggcaatgGCGACCGCGGCATCTCGTACCTCAGCCTGGGCAATGGCGTCGCGTACTACGCCAACAAGTTCTCGCTGCCGGCCACGGCCGGCTCCAACGCGTCGTCGTGCCAGGCGCTCTGCACGGCCAACTGCTCCTGCCTCGGCTACTTCTACGACCACTCCTCCTTGTCCTGCTACCTGGCGCGTGACCAGCTAGGCTCCTTCACAAACACCAACTCCACCAATGGCGCCCACAGCATGTCGGGCTACGTCAAGGTCCAGAGCTCGCGTCCCCAGGGGTCATCCTCGTCAGACAGTTCCTCCTCCAGCAAGACACTCATCGCCATCCTGCTCCCAACGATCATCGCATTCGTGCTAATCGTCATCATCGGCGCCATCGTCGTCGTGTCATGGCGCAAGGAGAAGCGGCGCGAGGGAAGGCGGTCCTCCAGGGACGTgcagctccggcggcagcgctcGCCAGGGTCAGCCTCGGCGCACCTCGTGCAGGACCTCCAGGACAtggacggcgacgacgacgacgacatcgTGATCCCGGGCCTCCCAACTCGCTTCACGCACTCGGAGATCGAGGACATGACAAACAGCTTCCGTGTCAAGATCGGGGCCGGCGGGTTCGGCGCCGTGTACAAGGGCGAGCTGCCCGACGGGTCCCTGGTGGCCGTgaagaagatcgagggcgtcGGGATGCAGGGGAAGCGCGAGTTCATGACGGAGATCGCCGTCATCGGCAACATCCACCACGTGAACCTGGTCCGGCTCAGAGGCTTCTGCACGGAAGGCCAGCGGCGGCTGCTGGTGTACGAGTTCATGAACCGGGGATCCCTCGAGCGGCCCTTGTTCCGGCCCACGGGCCCGCCGCTGGAGTGGAAGGAGCGGATGGACATCGCCGTGGGCGCCGCCAGGGGGCTGGCATACCTCCATTTTGGATGCAACCAGAGGATCATCCACTGCGACGtgaagccggagaacatccTCCTGGCCGACGGGGGGcaggtgaagatcgccgacTTCGGGCTCGCCAAGTTCCTCAGCCCGGAGCAGTCGGGACTCTTCACGACGATGCGTGGCACGCGGGGCTACCTGGCCCCGGAATGGCTCACCAACACGGCCATTACCGACCGGACAGACGTCTACGGCTTCGGCATGGtgctcctggagctcgtccaCGGCCGCAAGAACCGTAGCGAGCACGTCAGCGACGGCATGGCAAGCGGCGAGGACTCCTCCAACGGGAGCTCGTCGCGTGGCGCGGCGAGGAGCAATAACGACTACTTCCCTTTGGCGGCTTTGGAGGCGCACGAGGCGGGGCGGTACGCGGAGCTGGCGGACCCGCGGCTGGAGGGGAAAGTGGTGGCGAAGGAAGTGGAGAGGATGGTGAAAGTGGCGCTGTGCTGCCTGCACGAGGACCCGGGGACGCGGCCCAGCATGGCGGTCGTGGCCGGCATGCTCGAGGGCACCATGGAGCTCGGCGAGCCCCGCGCGCAGGCGCTCGGCTTCCTCCGGCTCTACGGCCGCGGACACGCCGGGCCGTCCGACGGCAACATGAAGCAGGTGGTGGGGATGGGAATGGGGACCTCCGTGGGGGATCGGAACCGGTCGGAGACCACGCAGACGACCATGAGTGGCTGGCCGTCGTACATGTCGTCGTCGCAGCTCTCCGCCCCCAGATAG